The Primulina huaijiensis isolate GDHJ02 chromosome 18, ASM1229523v2, whole genome shotgun sequence DNA window ATGACATGGGACAATATAAAGAGTTCCTGATCCTGTTATGATGTTAAAGAGGGATACATCATCTCGTAGGTAAGTAAAAACGCAacaaaaatgatataaaaaatcTACTAAAATTAGTTTCGCCAGCCAAATAAACTTTTTATCTTGAATGTTTTTCGAGCATGGATTAGACTCTGCATCCACAATGCCGGTCTAGATCATTCCATTCTCCACATTTTACTGCATGGCAACAGGATTTCAAGGCTATTCGCTCCATTACTCTGTCCATAAGTTTCATAACCATGGAAAAGCTATTAGTTTCTTCACCCATCCCATGTAATTTTTCAATTTGATTGCGAAACTTAAGTAACAAAGAGAAAGAGCAGACCTTTCTGAAGCCATCCGCATGTTATGGAATAAAATTTCATTACACGATTCAGGCTTCCAAACCGATCACTCGATAGTTCTCAACTTTTTAACTCCATGTAATAACCAGGGTATCTACTGAAATCTCTTcgaataaaatcaaatttcataCAAAAGTAGAATTCACTTATGGATATACGACCAAAATCCAATAGACTGGAGCTATTAATGCACATTTCCAGATTATCTGAAGAATCCTGAATATCTCATTCAAGTACTTTCCATACAAGAACAAGAAGATTCTAGTTTCCTAATCCTCACGATTTATCGCGTGCAATTAACAATGCTTCCTTCGATGATCCAATCATCAGGATTATATCACGAGCACGAATTAGAATCCAAACCCAAAGCTACCAATTCAATTCCAAAGATCAAAACTTCAGATACCGGAAAAACAAGACAAACTAACCTCAGAGCAAGTAAATTCAGTGGCGTCAACTAACCGGATCGAATCGATCAATCCACGCACGGTATGCCTGTGCACAGCACCTTCTGGTaaatatttatccaaaaattCCTCATCCACCAGCTTCTCTCCAATTCTTGATCTATCACTAACCTCAATCTGGAAAGCCCCATCCTCAAAATACGGCAACTCTTCATCTTCTCCTCTCCCTATCACACTCTCCAACTTCTCGCCCCCGTTGGACATCGAAATCCTATCCTGAACCATCTGGATTCTTCCTCCTTCACATATCGAACTCCTCAAAGTCTCGCTGTAAAAACACCTGAACCACCCACCAGCGCCGCCAGATGGGGAGATTTTCCGTGGGTGATCTGAAATGGGTCTCAAAGGGTCGACTCTCTGAGTGTACCCGTTGCCAAAATATGCTTCGCAAGACCTGAATGGCGTATTGGGGTTGTGAGACCATGGGAGGTACGAGGGTAGTATTGGCCAAGGCTTGACGGCAAGAGGCAGGCGAGGCGGGGAATATCCCGACGAGGAGAGAATAACCGGCGGTGGAGGATGGTGTTCCGGGTGGGAGGAGAAGTAATAGTAGAGAGAGAGGAAGTTTAATGCGAAGAGAAAGAGCAGAATCTTCAGATTTTGGCCGTTCATGTTGGTATGGAAGGGTGCCGTGTGCGGCGTGTGTACATGTTTCCTTTTATACGTTACTTGAATCAGATTATACTTAGATTAGGCAAGTAGGCCACCAGATGTAGCCTGTTTATACTCGAGTGTGGCCAATAATAAAATAGGGAAATTGGACTCCACTCCCGGCCgtctttttttttgtgttcagtccttgggtacttttttagtacgacattttcacatgaagtgtaccacatttccacatgaagtataccacaatttgtatgacatagtaccacaattttgtgggtagggagtgaacccaaataaatgttttgattggggatttttcaccaacttcccccgataaaatcatcatattttctacttttcttttcgtttttctccCAACAACATCACTAATTTCATGTCAAGTTTTTAAATATGTTAACAAATCGGTTAGTTTAACTGATTCGAAAAGGGAACCTGGATATCAAAACAAAGCACGAAGggacaaaatataaataaagctAAAAACTAATGACCAAATCTAACAGAGGATTCGGAATTCCAGTATCTTGCTTTCTCAAATCCATTGATGTAATTCTCATAATCTTCAATAGTCTGGTCTATCTGTTCTTGAGTATTCATCACAAATGGTCCATATTGCACAACAGGCTCTCCCAATGGCTCCCCTCCAACCAAAATAAACCGTAATGATTTCGAGGACTTGTTGTATGCATCCAAGCCGTCACCCGACCCAAGAAGTAAAAGGTGGTGTGCTGATACGGGTAAAGATCGTGAATTTCCGAATATTCCCTCGCCCTCCAGAACGTACACAAATGCATTCCAAGACATGGGTATGTGTTGTAGGATGCGAGCTCCGGGCTTGAGAGTGAAGTCCAAGTACATTGTAGGGGTCATGGTGTATATTGGTGACTTAACTCCCATTGCTTCCCCTGCTATAACTCTAACCTTGACTCCATCCTTTGTAGCTTCTTGAATGTCCTCACTGTTCATTTCTTGATACCTTGGCTCTATCCTGTGGAAAAAGGTAAATATGATCAGATTCAAAACAAATCTAATCAAATCCgctaaatttacaaaatatgGGAACTCACATTTTATATCGGGAGGAGAGGTTAATCCACAGCTGCAAACCTTTTTGAGTTCCTTGAGATGCAGGCATTTCGGAGTGAACTATTCCTCTCCCTGCAGTCATCCATTGCAAGTCACCAGCTTCGATGGTGCCTTTGTGCCCCTCAAAGTCTTCATGCGTCACCGCTCCCTGAACGACACATGTATCAAACGTCTATTTCGCGATttctttgatttaaaaaaaataatcacgcAAATTTAGCCGTGTTGCCGGCATGGTTTAGTctttttttcaaatgttttgcGCAGTTTCTAGGAGGTTTCAGGCTCTCGGACATGATGCAGCATGTCTACCTAATGTGTCGACATTCAACCATAAATAAAGCACGgcattaaagaaaaaatattacgaAATTTAAATACACCAAGTCCCACCATCAGAATCTCTAAATATTGTAACTGCACAAAACAGAGGAGTTTGAAGTGTAGGTTTATTACCTGAAGCATGTAGGTGACTGTCTCGAATCCTGTAAAATGGTACAGAAAAACCAATTCAAATCGTTTAATTACCGGCTGagaataaaaaaatcttaaacaCTTGACAGATTGCTATGATGGAACTTCAATTTAATGGTCGATATCAAACCTCTGTGCGGGTGGTCGGGAAATCCAGCAGGAGAAGACACTGTGTCCACATTAATACGTAATAAGTTATGGATGACCAGAATCTTGATCTTAATTAAAACTCATATTCAATCAAAAACAGGCGAAAATAGAGACAACCCACCTGAGAACTCATCCAAAAGAAGAAAAGGGTCAAAATGTTTCAGCTCAAACCtgccaaaaagaaaaaaaccacCGGAATATATAACTGTccatttcaagaaaaaaaaatcaaaaatcagTATCTGTTTTTTTGTTACCTTCCAATGCTTCTTCTCACAACAGCACCGACGCCTTCTTGTTGGGGCCTCGCCAGGAATTTTCTGGCAACTGGCCGAGGATCCATGACAACATTTGACATGTCTGTTTCTTTGTATTTTTCCTTTTGTCTCTATGTTTTTGTTGTGAAGGTTTCATGAATCTGCGCTGTATATATATAGTCGGAAAGAGGGAGGGAATCAGGAAACTTTGAAATCCATTCATGGTCAAAGGAAGAAAGTGGGTCCCACGTGCGAGGTTCCTTGTGATCCAGGATCATTTGGCGTCATCATGACGCTATCTGTATGTCATCTTACaacattttatgattttttttaaaatttttattatactaCTCAAGTACTTAATGATTTTCTTTGAATGTCatctgtataaaaaaaaattcgccaTTGTCATTTGTATGAATCTTGTAGTagattttttgtgagacggtctcacgaatttttatctgtgagacgggtagctctacctatattcacaataaaaagtaatactcttagcataaaaagtaatactttttcatggatgacccaaataagaaattcaacccacgaaattgatatgtgagaccgtctcacaagagtttttgtatgAATCTTGATTGCTAAAATTTCAATTCAATTCGTTCCATGGAAAAAAAATGTGGTTCATtaacttttttaaattttgagttttgatcaattaaattttcaaaatgaagTTTTTTTACGCTAAATTATAATTTCCAACTATCTTGATCAAATTATtgacataatttaatatttattccaACCAGGCTTTCAATGCATTCATGTTCGCGAACGAGTAAGCGCATTGGAGGTTGGAATAGAAATCTTTAGGATGACGCCATTATTTAGCAAGCATGACATCATTaagcaataatatttttaaatcaattttttaaaattgtggtGGAAAATCTCAAATTTTAGCTTACAAAAGCCTAGCTGTCTCATGACTATGGGTGAACTGCACTTTGCCTCCTTCAGCCTATAGcgagaattaaattaaatttaatcccATATTTACTCTACGCGATCAATCAATTTATcccaatattattattaaatatttcgtttttcgtatatatattttatattataaatgatatttaaaaatttaatgatataaatagacaaaaataaataaatatatatcactttctcaattgaaaataatataggTCTTCGAAAGAAGTAATTTATCTAAATAATAAAGGGTCTTATCCTAGGGGAGATGACCGATATACGTATCACTGCTACGTCACCCATTTATCGtaatataaaatgtaatatcTAATTATTTGAACACCATTATAATATATCTTTTattctaaatattttataatttatttatatttagctTTAATTATGGAAAATAACGTGAATAgaccttctttttttttttttagtagttttcactattttcaattttctatataaataaatataaaagagTTGATCTAAAAAATAGAGAGATTTCAGGAAAAAAAGAGTGTAgaatgagtaggtcttttgtgagacggtctcacgaatctttatctgtgagacgggtcaaccctactgatattcgcaataaaaattaataccattagtataaaaagtaatattttttcatggatgacccaaataagatatcagtctcacaacatacgacctgtgagaccgtctcacacaagtttttgcggtgtaagaatatatatattggAATTTAGTAAAGCGTGTAGAATATTGTAGACATTACGTGTTGGATTGATGTACGTGTGATGATCTGTTGGTTACGAAAGGTTGGtgcaatataattttaaaattaatggttATCCAATATTGACGTTCTATCACGGAACGTTCGATCCTACCTGTGGGATACTGTTTCACAGGATTTGGATGGTCCAGATTCAGTCACATTtgtgatgttaaaaaaaaaatggaccCCAAATACTTGTGGCTAAATCTGAACCGTGGATCTACACATGGAGGCACTGCCCCCACACGTAGGGTAAAATATTCCTTCTATCACGATCTTTATCCATCATATtagttaaatatatttatatttataataataaataatattttatataaaaaataatatgttttttgaGTCAGATATATGTCACACAAAAGGTCGATGCaatctaattttattttatgtatttttattgtttattttctaaaaagatATGTCTTATGTGAGACATTCTCACAGATCTATATCCATGATATGTGTTGATTTGATTCATACTTGaagtgaaaattaaaattttttcataaaaaataatatcttttcATAAATTGGATCGAATAAGTGATATGTATCAAAATTGACTGATGAAAAGGACTTATTGaagtttttgtattttaaaaaagtagttaatttttttaattgctaAGAAAGTTTTTAAAAGTgtcatattaattaatatttaaaatgttgaaAGTCAAACTAAAAAATAAGCAACTCAATTATTATATTCCTtcttccaaaaaataaaaaatttcctcataaatataataaatgattttttttttaccgtGCTCAGGTGCTTACTTCGGGATTTTCACTCCGAAATCAAATTCATGATAACAACATAATTCCAACGAAAATACAGTTCAAATTATATTTCTTACCTTAGCATTTTCATTTAActaaagaaataatttaaaattatttttgtttggtCTAAGCGGTTAATTAGGATTTTAGACGCTATAAATATAGATCTATAAGACTATCTTATAAGATACATACTTTTCTTTggcaaaaactcttgtgagacggtctcacaggtcgtattttgtgagacggatatctaatttgggtcatccatgaaaaaacattattttttttatcctaatagtattattttttattgtgaatatcagtaagaTTGATCCgttttacagataaagattcgtgagaccgtctcacaaaaaacctactcttttttttttaaataagcgGAGAATTATacctatttttttataaataaaaaaattatgttaaaatatttttagtaaatttctACTCcttatttagaatttatgaaaatatacccttattttaatttataaaaagatCGGATAAgtatattttagttttaatcaTAACCAAActaaaaattgttaaaattactaaatagatcgaaaattttatgcattcAAATGATGTTGTATGTGGTTTGGTAGTTATTCATAAAACAAGAGACCCTAGTGACAGGTTCAAGTGTTAaaccaatttttatttaaaaaaacttttttaaaaatttaaacataaaaaatttcaagtgttaaaccaatttttatttaaaaaaacttttttaaaaatttaaacataaaaaatttcgaGAAACGGATAGGGTTTGTACTCCAAATGGTCGAAAATCAGCTTTATTTTTTAGGATTTTGATCTTGTTCGTGGTGTCTTTCTATCTTCGAAATTATCTCCAAACCATCTATGTGAAAATCTAAGGCAAGTATAATTTTGTTTCTTGATGTATAgatgaaattttatttggttttgataatttatgttttatgtaaaaaatttgAGGTTTATTGTTGGATGTTACAAGCTCTTGAAGACTTTGATATAAAGaacatatgtgtgtgtgtgtgcgcaaTATATGCTTGTGTGTGTGAGTTAGCGTAGAGGTGTGTGTGGTGAGTATGGGTTCGTGCGTTCAGTGGTTGTGCAAGACGAGCGAGGAGCAAAAAGAGAGAGGCGTAGTGCGAAGTTCAGCTGAGAGGCTGGCATGGACCGAGCAGCCCGCGATCTTACGTGCGTAGGTGTTGTGCATGTTAGCTAAGTCTGGTGCATTAGTCTCGAGCCAAGCCCCACGGTCGTCGAAACGTGAATTCGTACGAGAAATTTTAATGAAGAATATCATAGTCCAGCTGGGTTTTTAAGACCACTTCACATATCTGAGTGAAAATGGAATAACGTCACCATAGATTTTATGATGGGATTACTGAGGATTTTACATGAGCTTAATTCAATTTGGGTAATAATCGACTGTTTCAACAAGTCGACTCATTTTTTGCAAGTGAAGACGTCGTACAGTGTGAATAAGTATGTTGGGATCTATATTAGGTAGATAGTCAAAATGCATGGTAATCAGTTTCCGTTGTGCTGGACAAGGAACCTCGGTTTACATCAACATTTTGGATGAGTTTTCACCGGGCAATGGGAAGTTGGATTTTAGCACAACTTTTTACCCCAAACGAACGCGCATCTTAAGAGAGTAATTCAGACCCTTGATGATCTATTACGAGATTGTGTGATAGATTTCCCGGGGAGTTGACATTCAAAATTGCCACTCGTAGTGTTCACTTACAATCATGGTTATCAGACTTCTATTGAGATGACCctctatgaattttttttatgagagaaaATGCAGATCACCAATCCATTATGATGATGTGGGTGAGCATGCAAATATGGGTCCAAAGATTGTTATACAGACAACAAAGATTGTTAATAGAATTTGGGACAGAATGAGGACCGTACAAAGCAGACATAAAAGTTATGCAGATAGTGCCATCGAGAATTAGAATTTGTAGTTGGGAACAACATGTTCCTTAAGGTAACGTGGATGAAAGGTGTAATGAGGTTCAAAAGGAGAGGGAAGTTGAGTCCAAAGTTTGTTGGAAACTTGAGATTTTGGAAATGATAGGACGTTGGCCTACAAATTGGCATTACCACCACACCTGGTAGTAGTGcacaatgtttttcatgtgtctatgCTATGAAAGCACGCATGTAACCTATTGCATATGCTGAATTGTGAGCTACTTCAATTGACCCCGAATCTaacgtatgaggaaagaccaaTGAGAATTACATGTTGAACTCGTAGGCTAATTAGATTTTACCGATACAGATGAAGAAGAATGAAGTGGTTCTGGATGGCAAAAAAAGATGGTCTAGTGTAGAAAATCACATATCTGAATCATTCTATTTTCCACATTTACGAATTAAGTTAATGAATTTCATCGATGAGATTAGTGcttttaaattaaagatttatgttGTGATTGAATTGTcaaatgagattttttttttggctgaTGACGACATTtgaggtttttttttatttaacattatttaaagttttatttttaataaaaaatggtGCTGAAAtattaagtatttttttttactcggctatttttattttaaaaaataaacaatgacAAATTTTAGTTTGATAATAAAACGAACCAAAAAAGGCAGTAGAAAATTCCATACAGCAATGCAGCAGGGAGAGGTGACACGCCTTAAAAAAATCCAACAGAGTTCCATATGTCAAATGCTCAACTTGAAAGCTGTCTTtctcttaaaatatatatattttttgttcgCATCCTAAATTATCAAAACAAATCAGATCAGTGTTCgtgctctctctctctctattaCTGATGCAATTTGATGAGAAACTCCGGATGAATTAATGGAGGCTTTGTGGGAAAATTTTTCAGGAACCCACCAACAGGTGGTACCCATAACAGTGTTCGTCGCGGTTCTCTGTTTCTGTTTAGTGGTCGGACATCTGCTCGAAGAAAATCGTTGGGTTAATGAATCCATCACCGCCCTTATAATCGTAATGCCTCaaagtttctttctttttcgTCTGATTTTGAATGCATTTGGTACTAGCATATTGGTGTTTGTTCTGAATTATGGGGTTTTCGATCTTTATCCTTCAtgtttcattattattattattattattattattattattattattattattattattattattgttattattttatctgtTTATGATAATGTACGTGTGTTTTTTGACAAGGGTTGTGTAACGGGGACAATAATTCTGTTCATAAGCAAGGGGAAGAGTTCGCATATACTGAGATTTGATGAGGAACTTTTCTTCATCTATCTCCTTCCACCAATAATATTCAATGCTGGGTGAGGATGTTTGATCTTCCCATTACCGTTGTATTTTTTGGTAGTTTGATAGCTTTTGTTGATCTTGTGCTGTCATTGAAATTTTTCTTACAGATTTCAGGTCAAGAAGAAACAGTTCTTCCACAACTTTTTTACCATAATGTTGTTCGGAGTAGTTGGAGTTTTCATATCATCTTTTATCATCACAGCTGGTAATTTCTCGTGTCAGTCCATCTATATCCTTTGGTTTTGGTTTTTTGTAGAATTCAAGTGTTTTTTTGTGTGTTATTGATATAGGCAGCTATCTCCTATTTCCGAAGTTCGATTTGGTCGGCTTGAAACCACGCGACTTTCTTGGTTGGTCCTGATTACTGTGATTAAATTATCTTCTCTTAGCTTGTCATGTTTCAACTAACATGATATCTAACTGGTTTTAAAACTAGCAATTGGAACAATTTTTTCTTCGACGGACACCGTATGCACGCTGCAGGTTAGTAAACATTCCCAAAAAAATAACCAGGTTTCTTGATTAAGTTCTAGAGATGGTATGTGGCATCCTGTTTCAGGTTCTTCATCAAGAGGAGACTCCCTTGTTGTACAGCCTAGTTTTTGGAGAAGGGGTGGTAAATGATGCCACTTCAGTTGTTCTATTCAACGCGATTCAAAAGCTTGATATCAGTAGAATTGACAGATGGACGGTAGTCCAAGTTCTTGTGGACTTCCTGTATTTGTTCTCAACAAGCACTGCGCTAGGAGTTGCTGTgagttttagaatttttaataattcggGACTTAATGAAACCGTGTAGCTTTATTTTAAAGTTCCTTGCTCTGTTCGCTCCTTCCAAATTTGCGCCCGTTTCCCATCTGAAAGTCTAGGGATGGACCTAATTGGCGCAATCAGGTGAAGTCTGCAGCTAAcgagaaaatttcaaatttcttaacaCTTTTTCCATATCTACACTTAGTTGCATCCTCCATCTAATTTCCTAGCTCCTTGAATGTGATGCCCCTTTCTAATTTTTACCAGTGAATGACACATTGACACTCCCACAAAGTTTTATCGCAAGACTGAAAACTAATAATGCTTATGTTTTGTGCATTAAAAGAGTGACTTGACTGAGATCAGATATGTGTATCGGTGGGAATTTAAGAGTGGTCACACTTTGGATACCAGCGTTtcattttaatgaaaaagatgtaaagaaaagaaaataatttgtgTTCTATTATATCCTGGGCTAGGAATGAATACTGCTTTCAAGTCAGGGAATCATTATATATGGTACCTTGCTCAGCATTTTAATTCTTGCTAGATAATCCACAAGCTCAGTTTTTTCCCTATGCTTTCAGGCTGGGCTTTTGACTGCAATTGTTCTCAAGGGCTTGTACTTTGGCAGGTAAAATGCTTTCATCTATTTCTTTTGGTCTAGCATGATACAACTAGATTGCATTGGGTAAGAAGCTTTGATGTACAAAGTGGAGTTTGATAAATGCTTTTGATTGAGCAATGTTTATGGATCTGGTTTTTATTTTTGTCCGCAGGCATTCGACCATTCGAGAAATTTCTCTGATGGTTCTAATGGCATATCTTTCGTACATGTTGGCGGAGGTAAATAAATGTACATATTTTCTCCTTTTACTTATATGTGTCCTATTTATTTTCGTCTCTTTGTATCTACAGTAGGCAAAAGCTATATTGATGGTGCAGTAGAGGCTTTCATCAAACATCTAATTTCTTTAGGATTTTGGGTTTGAAACGATCTTGAACTTTCACATTTGTTCATCTCCAACTATCCCTTTCACTTGTATCCTGTCAAATGGTAATTATGGATTTTCCCTCTTTCCATCTTCCCGTGCTTGAACCCAAGGTTATTAGAGGCCCAAGACTTATCAAGGAGCAGGGCGTAAGTGACGAGTCTTGCAGAAATCAGGCTCATTGAGGCATCAAATACATAAAtttgatacatataaaaaaattcgttACTTTTCATCCAATATATACGTTACAAGCTATTGAATCATAATAAAACTAATATTCATTAGGTTTGTGTTTCATGGTCAAGATGCTCACTTCATACAAGAGTTGTGCCTGTCTAGGTGCAATGACTGAGCCATGCCATGTCTTAAGCCAATGCGTGCCCCCCAGTACTCTGTTAATAACTCCGCTTCAACAAGAATTTTTAGTTTCTACAATTAATTGGGTCAAGGAAACTTTCACATTCACATTCTTGGTCTTTTTCCCCCTATTTCTCGATGTTCGGGCTGGCATTATTTTAATAGGTTGTGATACCATTGAGGAGGCATGTGATACTTGGATTTTTTTTCCCTCACAGCTGTTAAGTCTAAGCGGCATCTTAACTGTCTTCTTCTCCGGGATTTTCATGTCACATTATGCGTGGCATAATGTGACTGACAGTTCAAGGATCACCACCAAGTAAGCATAAATTTGCCATAGCTAAAATTGTAACGATAGACTCACTTGGCAATCAATATCTTGGTCTTCATATTTCACTCTCATTTGCAGGCATGTTTTTGCAATGATGTCCTTTATTGCAGAAGCATTCATATTTCTATATGTGGGAACCGATGCCCTGGATATTGAGAAGTGGAAAATGAGCAAATTGAGGTATAATTGTTATGACAAGAGGAATCCCATTTTTCAGAGCTTGATGTGATTAATCTTAAAATTCTATTCTCCTTTGTGGCCACATAAAACAGTTACAAACATCAGATTAGACTAAGCAAGAGAGTAGAGATCGTGATCCGGTCATTCTTGGTGCTCAACTGGTT harbors:
- the LOC140964980 gene encoding pirin-like protein, which produces MSNVVMDPRPVARKFLARPQQEGVGAVVRRSIGRFELKHFDPFLLLDEFSVSSPAGFPDHPHRGFETVTYMLQGAVTHEDFEGHKGTIEAGDLQWMTAGRGIVHSEMPASQGTQKGLQLWINLSSRYKMIEPRYQEMNSEDIQEATKDGVKVRVIAGEAMGVKSPIYTMTPTMYLDFTLKPGARILQHIPMSWNAFVYVLEGEGIFGNSRSLPVSAHHLLLLGSGDGLDAYNKSSKSLRFILVGGEPLGEPVVQYGPFVMNTQEQIDQTIEDYENYINGFEKARYWNSESSVRFGH
- the LOC140964979 gene encoding sodium/hydrogen exchanger 4, whose amino-acid sequence is MEALWENFSGTHQQVVPITVFVAVLCFCLVVGHLLEENRWVNESITALIIGCVTGTIILFISKGKSSHILRFDEELFFIYLLPPIIFNAGFQVKKKQFFHNFFTIMLFGVVGVFISSFIITAGSYLLFPKFDLVGLKPRDFLAIGTIFSSTDTVCTLQVLHQEETPLLYSLVFGEGVVNDATSVVLFNAIQKLDISRIDRWTVVQVLVDFLYLFSTSTALGVAAGLLTAIVLKGLYFGRHSTIREISLMVLMAYLSYMLAELLSLSGILTVFFSGIFMSHYAWHNVTDSSRITTKHVFAMMSFIAEAFIFLYVGTDALDIEKWKMSKLSVGNSIGIYSSVMLLILLGRAAFVFPLGALSNCLNRSPTRSSSLTFKHQIIIWWAGLMRGAVSIALAFKQFTQMGVTLDPIHATLVTTTIIIVLFSTIVFGFLTRPLVSYLVPHSNTPSANIDREPSINKEDMMLPLLSIRESTSSNLLRAKESLSMLMERPVYTIHSFWRRFDDTYMRPIFGGPRSSQSAC